One window from the genome of Bdellovibrio sp. NC01 encodes:
- a CDS encoding U32 family peptidase encodes MENKNLKRPELLLPVGTKDMALAAIHNGADAIFMGVPGFNARGRSHDFQIEEVKDIIDTCHLHGVKVNLAFNILIFQNELQSAVEVLEKILPLKPDAFIVQDLGLVQLIRQMAPWQRIHASTQMSVTNAEAITWLDDLGIQRFVLARENSIKEIQAIKQNTTKEIEVFVHGALCVSYSGQCFTSEGIGGRSANRGQCAQSCRFTYEMHVDGEKKDLNGKSFLVSPQDLCGINEVPQLLEAGVDCFKVEGRLKTPEYVATAARSFDEAIEAAQAGQDLSKAILLKKQMGSAFSRGFYSGWFHGVNHQELVEGTFSSHRGFEFGKIKRVNENSLEVDLTDMTILQGLKADFIKPGDGILWVYADKNGKSVEKGGFVFAVKSLSARRFELEFSRDIVMDEVFNGARVFYNHDKDLKRDVSLSVEDKQRKKRLPVSIRAEASLGKPLTVTYTDGKYTVSASSENICEAAKNKGLNAADLQEELFALMGSPFRGESFECHIDPATPLFLPNRQVKELRQQLVKELTDLRIQNGTTPVLPTLTETMSWINAKKIEGSSKPGVKLNLLLRDKGQVEDVANAVKSGQLIATDINLAILDFEFGLDFEPSLKALKEQNFKVGIATTRILKPNEHRNVKHLLNLNPDAILARNLGAVQYLQANNYQGQILGDFSLNVANHLTAKYLLDKGISSLCLGYDLNHLQVSELIQAGQAERFEVTAYQYMPSFHMEHCVFAAFLSKGSSFKDCGKPCEKHDVKLKDQFGNWHQIKPDQECRNTMYNGTSQSAARYVKEWESFGLGFIRYEALKERGAELITKIQAHLEFINGKKDLDSLIKDLGDVESYGLSESHFQREKEYQSRKRFVPTSVTPK; translated from the coding sequence ATGGAAAATAAGAACTTAAAGCGCCCTGAACTGTTACTTCCCGTTGGTACTAAAGACATGGCTTTGGCAGCAATCCATAACGGAGCCGATGCGATCTTTATGGGAGTTCCCGGTTTTAATGCCCGTGGGCGCAGTCACGATTTCCAAATCGAAGAAGTTAAAGACATCATCGACACTTGTCATCTTCACGGCGTGAAGGTGAACCTTGCATTCAACATTTTAATTTTCCAAAACGAACTGCAAAGTGCTGTTGAAGTTTTAGAAAAAATTCTTCCGCTTAAACCCGACGCCTTCATCGTTCAAGACCTTGGCTTGGTGCAATTGATTCGTCAAATGGCACCATGGCAGCGCATTCATGCTTCTACACAAATGAGTGTCACAAATGCAGAAGCCATCACATGGTTAGACGATTTGGGCATTCAACGTTTCGTTCTAGCGCGTGAAAATTCAATTAAAGAAATTCAAGCTATCAAACAAAACACGACGAAAGAAATCGAAGTGTTTGTGCACGGAGCTTTGTGCGTAAGCTATTCTGGCCAATGCTTTACATCTGAAGGTATCGGCGGTCGTTCTGCCAATCGTGGTCAGTGTGCACAAAGCTGCCGTTTCACTTACGAAATGCATGTCGACGGCGAGAAAAAAGATCTTAACGGAAAGTCATTCCTGGTTTCTCCGCAAGATCTTTGCGGTATCAACGAAGTCCCGCAATTGCTTGAAGCCGGTGTGGACTGCTTCAAAGTCGAAGGTCGTCTTAAAACTCCTGAATACGTTGCCACTGCTGCACGCAGTTTCGACGAAGCGATTGAAGCAGCCCAAGCGGGCCAAGATCTTTCAAAGGCCATCCTTCTTAAAAAACAAATGGGTTCCGCATTCTCTCGCGGATTTTATAGTGGTTGGTTCCATGGTGTAAATCACCAAGAACTTGTTGAAGGCACATTCAGCTCACACCGTGGTTTTGAATTCGGCAAGATCAAACGCGTGAACGAAAATTCTCTTGAAGTGGATTTGACTGACATGACCATCCTTCAAGGTCTTAAAGCTGATTTCATTAAGCCTGGTGATGGTATTCTTTGGGTCTACGCAGATAAAAATGGCAAGAGCGTTGAAAAAGGCGGCTTCGTCTTTGCGGTGAAGTCTTTGTCAGCTCGTCGCTTTGAATTGGAATTCTCGCGCGATATCGTGATGGATGAAGTCTTCAATGGCGCCCGCGTATTCTACAATCACGACAAAGACCTTAAGCGTGATGTTTCTTTGAGTGTTGAAGACAAACAAAGAAAAAAACGTCTGCCCGTTTCTATTCGTGCTGAAGCCTCTTTGGGTAAACCTTTAACTGTGACTTACACAGATGGCAAATATACGGTTTCAGCTTCATCAGAAAATATTTGCGAGGCTGCTAAGAACAAAGGCTTGAATGCCGCAGATCTACAAGAAGAGCTTTTTGCTTTGATGGGTAGCCCCTTCCGTGGCGAAAGCTTTGAATGCCACATTGATCCTGCAACACCTTTATTTTTACCAAACCGCCAAGTTAAAGAATTACGTCAGCAGTTGGTAAAAGAACTGACAGACTTGCGTATTCAAAATGGGACGACTCCTGTTTTGCCGACATTGACAGAAACAATGTCGTGGATCAATGCGAAGAAGATCGAAGGATCATCTAAGCCTGGCGTTAAATTGAATCTTCTATTGCGCGATAAAGGCCAAGTTGAAGACGTCGCCAATGCTGTGAAATCAGGACAATTGATTGCCACTGATATCAATCTTGCAATCTTGGATTTTGAATTCGGTCTAGACTTCGAACCAAGCTTGAAAGCTTTGAAAGAACAAAACTTCAAAGTGGGTATTGCGACGACTCGTATTTTAAAACCTAACGAACATCGCAATGTGAAACATCTGTTGAACTTAAATCCCGATGCTATCTTGGCTCGTAACTTGGGCGCGGTTCAATACCTGCAAGCCAACAACTACCAAGGCCAAATCCTTGGTGACTTTAGCTTGAACGTCGCAAACCACCTGACGGCGAAATATCTTTTGGATAAAGGCATTTCAAGTCTTTGCTTGGGTTACGACCTGAATCACCTGCAAGTCAGTGAATTGATTCAAGCTGGCCAAGCAGAGCGCTTTGAAGTCACTGCTTACCAATACATGCCAAGCTTCCACATGGAGCACTGTGTGTTCGCGGCCTTCCTAAGCAAAGGTTCAAGCTTTAAAGACTGTGGTAAGCCTTGTGAAAAACACGACGTCAAATTGAAAGACCAATTCGGCAACTGGCACCAAATCAAACCAGACCAAGAGTGTCGCAATACGATGTACAATGGCACATCGCAATCAGCCGCTCGTTACGTTAAAGAGTGGGAATCATTCGGTCTTGGCTTTATTCGTTATGAAGCTCTGAAAGAGCGTGGTGCTGAATTGATAACGAAAATCCAAGCTCACTTGGAATTCATTAACGGTAAAAAAGATTTAGATTCGTTGATCAAAGATCTTGGCGACGTTGAAAGCTATGGTCTTTCTGAAAGCCATTTCCAACGCGAAAAAGAATATCAAAGCAGAAAAAGATTCGTTCCGACTTCTGTGACACCAAAATAG
- a CDS encoding type IV secretory system conjugative DNA transfer family protein — protein MPNSLLSYLFSPKEPSIQIGRIEGSFFQYDYLTDGELNHHVHVLGASGFGKTVLINKIMKQRLFQGQGLLWIDLKGDIETINQMREAVKASGRENDLKIFSISHAEFSGTYNFVKVGNATELRDKIMRSLEWSDKFYETQSSSYLLKLFIGYCWLRDNQSFNFDLAAVLEGLSSVEYIADLCVKVPDSEPKVKKALEDCYTYLNSSTTYLNLSGLRSQIESLVLADFGIFLREDQNGIDLFSEIKGQKVVFIFLDSRRYGESAKSLGRILIRDIIATSARIDAEVAAIDRKVFTVMIDEFPDIAHEDFTAFPDRARSSKMCLVLGHQSMSDLDKVSDTFAKRLATNISSLYSFLQPVQESAEAVSSRAGTRTVYKETERTKRLLFWDLPTGDKSLREVEEFVIHPNTVKSLRVGECVVIKKYPNSRAYKIKVSLT, from the coding sequence ATGCCTAATTCTTTATTGTCTTATCTATTTTCTCCCAAGGAACCTTCAATCCAAATCGGACGGATTGAAGGTTCTTTCTTTCAGTATGATTACTTAACTGACGGAGAACTTAATCATCATGTTCATGTGCTTGGAGCGAGCGGCTTTGGTAAAACAGTATTAATCAATAAAATAATGAAACAAAGGCTCTTTCAAGGACAGGGGCTTTTGTGGATTGATTTAAAGGGAGACATAGAGACCATAAATCAAATGCGCGAGGCCGTAAAAGCTAGTGGCAGAGAGAACGATCTAAAGATCTTTTCAATTTCGCATGCTGAGTTTTCTGGAACTTATAATTTCGTGAAAGTTGGAAATGCTACTGAGCTCAGAGATAAGATCATGCGATCGCTTGAGTGGAGCGATAAGTTTTATGAGACTCAGAGCAGTAGCTACTTACTAAAACTATTTATTGGATATTGTTGGCTTCGAGATAATCAGTCATTTAATTTTGATCTAGCCGCAGTATTAGAAGGTTTAAGCTCTGTTGAGTATATTGCTGACTTATGTGTGAAAGTACCAGACTCAGAGCCCAAAGTTAAAAAAGCACTAGAGGATTGTTACACATACCTTAACTCCAGCACGACATATCTGAATCTGAGCGGTCTAAGATCGCAAATAGAATCATTGGTGCTAGCTGATTTTGGAATCTTTCTTCGTGAAGACCAAAACGGAATAGATTTGTTCTCGGAAATTAAGGGACAAAAGGTAGTATTTATATTTTTGGATTCGAGAAGATATGGGGAGTCTGCGAAGTCACTGGGAAGAATTTTAATTCGCGATATTATTGCAACCTCCGCTCGAATCGATGCGGAAGTAGCGGCAATAGACCGAAAAGTCTTCACCGTGATGATCGATGAGTTTCCGGATATTGCACACGAAGATTTCACTGCATTTCCGGATAGAGCAAGAAGTTCTAAAATGTGTTTAGTTCTAGGGCATCAGAGCATGTCTGATTTGGATAAGGTGAGTGATACTTTCGCTAAGAGGCTTGCAACTAACATTTCAAGTCTTTATTCGTTTTTGCAACCGGTTCAGGAATCAGCTGAGGCTGTTTCGAGCAGAGCAGGTACAAGAACAGTCTATAAAGAAACAGAGCGAACAAAGAGGTTGTTATTTTGGGATCTTCCAACTGGTGATAAATCTCTCAGAGAAGTAGAAGAATTTGTAATCCACCCGAATACTGTAAAGTCTCTTAGAGTAGGTGAGTGTGTCGTAATTAAAAAGTATCCGAATTCAAGAGCGTACAAAATAAAAGTTTCGTTAACGTAA
- a CDS encoding alpha/beta hydrolase: MLQTLRVLLLKVIKIALLVYLGLIAIIYFAQDRMIFFPTKLPKDFKFNFGEEKWTEFGGTQIHSLLIHTKDSKGIILYFHGNGGALDSWEEVANEISQKSHMDVWMVDYPGYGKSEGKVSSESQLLRVAEAVFNDVKKVYPDQKVVLFGRSLGSGLAVYLASRNEVRALVLETPYTSLLKVGKEKFPFIPDFIMKYPLPSFEWIKDAKAPIYIVHGTDDEVVPFEQGKELAALVPKAEFVVIQDGHHNDLDMYKDYWPNLLTFLESN; this comes from the coding sequence ATGCTGCAAACACTACGGGTATTACTTCTTAAGGTTATCAAGATCGCACTTCTTGTGTACTTAGGTCTTATCGCGATCATCTATTTTGCCCAAGACCGCATGATCTTCTTTCCCACAAAACTCCCTAAAGATTTTAAATTTAATTTTGGCGAAGAGAAATGGACTGAATTTGGCGGCACCCAGATCCACAGTCTCCTGATTCATACTAAAGATTCAAAAGGTATCATCCTTTATTTCCACGGAAACGGTGGAGCGCTAGATAGCTGGGAAGAAGTAGCCAACGAAATTTCCCAAAAATCTCACATGGACGTCTGGATGGTTGACTATCCAGGATATGGAAAGAGCGAAGGAAAAGTTTCGTCTGAATCCCAACTGTTGAGGGTAGCAGAAGCTGTTTTTAATGACGTTAAGAAAGTTTATCCTGATCAGAAAGTAGTTCTTTTTGGTAGATCACTGGGGAGTGGACTTGCGGTGTATCTTGCCTCACGTAACGAGGTGAGAGCTCTCGTGCTTGAGACTCCTTATACGAGCCTGCTCAAAGTTGGAAAAGAGAAATTCCCTTTCATTCCAGACTTCATTATGAAATATCCACTTCCCTCATTTGAGTGGATCAAAGATGCTAAAGCGCCAATCTACATCGTTCATGGTACAGATGACGAAGTAGTTCCATTCGAGCAAGGAAAAGAATTAGCAGCACTAGTTCCTAAAGCTGAGTTCGTGGTGATTCAGGATGGGCATCACAACGATCTTGATATGTACAAAGACTACTGGCCCAATCTTCTTACATTTTTGGAGAGTAATTAG
- a CDS encoding tail fiber domain-containing protein gives MIRLVLFCLSSCMVSYAFASPTTLTYQGRILGSDGSPLEYNDVSFLFEIKSEDGLCVYYREQKNGVNMTNSKGVFDVPLGTGTQLFPTSGSVGLKDIFDNTKTLDCADANNNVASSKGPVVNQSRRLTVKFHDGIGWNLISPDNEIRSVPYSLFAATAAKLGSYSATDFVRTNILPATACSAGQVVFFNGSSFTCVTDAGGTGVIADVVAGTGINVTGTTTKTVSANFGTTAGTIAQGNDSRITGAFQSSTALGGDLTGTLPNPTVAKVQGVAVATTAPQTGQVYRFSGTELEPIYFGVDDLKTSTGLSQFSSACTSSQTLTWSAVTDAFTCTNIAGLDAAAIATGTIPAARLPSSVVLPEIAAPSVSGTNEGTIYFDSTAKKFKVSQSGSAYVDLIGGVTYPLLGSSGTASAPTYSFTSTPSTGMYSPNNNQIAFATGGTQRLRIQDNSIYLGSMGSGNSTPGEFRFDSRYYGPTSSWGTGRFTVSVSQNQTAAGSISMPAMGVDNTISGSYTQGGEQGAVSGIGTVTNTAGFTGTSYGVMGRVNPGIGAANITGLQTALWGRIEINGQAGLPTSDKMNAVTAQVSLVGVAAGGSTITEANAIEIKASTTAYDSITTYTGIRLRAPTGAGTITTKYAFTTEPNSGNVGIETTTPQYTLDVNGSFRSTSNASSWSDIRAKKNIEEIPEALKKVSQLRGVTFDWRTEEFPDQKFKTTRDMGVIAQEVEKVFPEAVQTANDGYKSVSYSELVAPLINAVKELYGIYLGHDEQLRKLASENEGLKQKNADLEERLNRLEKAINNK, from the coding sequence ATGATCAGACTCGTACTTTTTTGTCTTTCATCTTGTATGGTTTCTTATGCTTTCGCGTCTCCGACAACGCTGACTTATCAAGGGCGCATTCTTGGGTCTGATGGTTCGCCACTAGAATACAATGACGTTAGTTTTCTTTTCGAAATCAAATCTGAAGACGGACTTTGTGTTTATTATCGCGAGCAGAAAAATGGCGTCAACATGACCAACTCAAAAGGTGTGTTTGATGTTCCACTAGGAACCGGCACACAGCTGTTCCCAACTTCTGGAAGCGTCGGACTAAAAGATATTTTCGATAATACAAAAACATTGGATTGTGCCGACGCAAACAATAACGTCGCAAGCAGCAAGGGTCCTGTTGTGAATCAATCACGCAGATTGACCGTGAAATTTCACGACGGCATTGGGTGGAATCTGATTTCTCCGGACAATGAGATTCGCTCTGTGCCCTATTCATTGTTTGCGGCAACCGCGGCGAAATTAGGCAGCTATTCGGCGACCGATTTTGTGCGCACAAATATTTTACCAGCGACAGCGTGCAGCGCTGGACAGGTGGTGTTTTTTAACGGCAGCTCTTTCACCTGCGTGACGGATGCTGGCGGCACTGGTGTTATTGCAGACGTCGTGGCTGGCACTGGAATTAACGTCACGGGCACAACAACAAAAACAGTCTCTGCAAATTTCGGAACAACAGCTGGAACTATTGCCCAAGGAAATGATTCACGCATCACAGGTGCATTTCAATCTTCAACAGCACTGGGCGGAGATCTGACAGGAACACTTCCGAATCCCACAGTCGCCAAAGTTCAGGGTGTCGCCGTCGCAACAACAGCTCCACAAACAGGTCAGGTCTATCGCTTCAGTGGAACTGAACTTGAGCCCATCTATTTCGGAGTCGATGATTTAAAAACTTCGACGGGACTTTCACAATTTTCTTCTGCTTGCACAAGTTCGCAAACGTTGACTTGGTCCGCAGTGACAGATGCCTTTACGTGCACAAACATCGCAGGTCTAGACGCCGCCGCGATTGCAACAGGTACAATTCCCGCAGCACGACTGCCATCTTCAGTTGTTCTACCAGAAATCGCGGCACCGTCGGTATCTGGAACGAATGAGGGAACGATTTATTTTGATTCCACTGCGAAGAAATTTAAAGTCTCACAAAGTGGCTCGGCTTACGTTGATCTTATTGGTGGAGTCACGTATCCACTTTTAGGTAGCAGTGGTACAGCGAGCGCCCCGACTTATTCATTCACGAGCACGCCATCGACAGGTATGTACAGCCCTAACAACAACCAAATTGCTTTTGCAACAGGTGGCACGCAGAGATTGAGGATCCAAGATAACTCTATCTATTTAGGAAGTATGGGCAGCGGCAACTCGACCCCTGGGGAATTCCGCTTTGATTCACGCTATTATGGCCCAACAAGCTCATGGGGAACAGGGAGATTCACCGTCTCTGTCTCGCAAAATCAAACTGCAGCTGGCAGCATCTCCATGCCCGCCATGGGTGTTGATAACACTATTAGTGGATCCTACACGCAAGGTGGCGAGCAAGGTGCTGTGTCTGGCATCGGAACGGTGACCAACACGGCAGGCTTCACCGGAACTTCTTATGGCGTCATGGGGCGAGTGAACCCTGGCATTGGAGCCGCAAACATCACGGGACTACAAACCGCTCTGTGGGGAAGAATTGAAATTAATGGTCAAGCCGGCCTTCCCACTTCAGATAAAATGAATGCGGTGACAGCGCAAGTTTCTTTAGTCGGTGTTGCTGCCGGTGGTTCTACTATTACCGAAGCGAATGCCATAGAAATTAAGGCTTCAACGACGGCCTATGACTCTATTACAACATACACTGGCATCAGACTTCGCGCGCCCACAGGTGCTGGTACGATTACTACTAAATATGCTTTTACCACGGAGCCTAATTCAGGAAACGTCGGTATCGAAACGACGACGCCGCAATACACGCTTGATGTGAATGGCAGTTTCCGTTCTACTTCAAATGCCTCCTCGTGGTCGGATATTCGTGCGAAGAAAAATATCGAAGAGATTCCTGAAGCACTTAAGAAGGTCTCGCAACTTCGTGGTGTGACTTTTGATTGGCGTACAGAGGAATTCCCAGATCAGAAATTTAAAACGACTCGCGATATGGGCGTGATTGCGCAAGAAGTGGAAAAAGTATTTCCTGAAGCCGTGCAAACTGCGAATGACGGATATAAATCCGTTTCTTACTCAGAGCTTGTGGCGCCACTGATCAATGCCGTTAAAGAACTTTACGGCATATACCTGGGGCATGATGAACAGCTTCGTAAATTGGCTTCGGAAAATGAAGGCCTTAAACAAAAGAATGCAGATCTTGAAGAACGTCTGAATCGCTTAGAAAAAGCAATTAACAACAAATAG
- a CDS encoding replication-relaxation family protein — protein sequence MKQLNFPGIKPKPENIKSRSVILSERDYQIIEYVLDMKFATVQDVFEKFFKVTLSNEPAKSDEWAVRRLQQLSKAGYLKPIHSFSERRKYYLGTVKGYSILEKVKPEADVSKPVKGIDHHTFDHDKKVIEARIILENQRAATSWISDKKLRSNKDLAGGLLLSNVPDGLFKTPEGKRIALEVEATTKTKAIYQSKIKKYVSMMRSKDTKVNVFDKVLYVVAKPWVIDFLSKETKIYGELFEIVSWQDFFGGTSGERS from the coding sequence TTGAAACAACTAAACTTCCCAGGCATAAAACCAAAACCAGAAAATATAAAATCTCGTTCCGTAATTCTATCCGAACGAGATTACCAAATTATCGAATACGTCTTGGACATGAAGTTCGCCACTGTCCAAGACGTATTCGAAAAATTTTTTAAAGTTACCTTATCCAACGAACCAGCGAAAAGCGACGAGTGGGCCGTGAGACGCCTCCAACAACTCTCAAAAGCTGGCTACCTTAAACCCATCCATTCCTTTTCCGAACGCCGCAAATACTACCTTGGAACCGTTAAAGGATATTCCATCTTAGAAAAAGTAAAACCAGAAGCCGACGTCTCTAAACCTGTGAAAGGCATCGACCACCACACCTTCGACCACGACAAGAAAGTGATCGAAGCCAGAATTATATTAGAAAACCAGCGCGCAGCCACTTCTTGGATTTCTGATAAGAAACTCCGCTCCAACAAAGATTTAGCTGGCGGTCTGTTATTATCTAACGTTCCGGACGGACTTTTTAAAACCCCTGAAGGAAAACGTATCGCCTTAGAAGTAGAAGCGACTACAAAAACCAAAGCCATTTATCAATCAAAAATAAAAAAGTACGTATCGATGATGAGATCAAAGGACACCAAAGTGAACGTCTTCGATAAAGTTTTGTATGTGGTAGCAAAACCTTGGGTGATTGATTTTTTATCTAAAGAAACAAAGATCTACGGTGAACTTTTTGAAATCGTATCGTGGCAGGATTTCTTTGGCGGAACATCCGGCGAGCGATCCTAA
- a CDS encoding hydrolase, which produces MAQSTPIRDPKNDSLLTPQNSVFAFIDYQPEQFHGLHSGSKEQMMLNIVALGKIAKAFAVPTVLTTVGVQMGVNAATTPELKAELGDIEEIDRTTLNSWEDADFHSAIKATGRKKIIIAGLWTEVCVAYPTLDAIKEGYEVYVVVDAIGGVTKTSHDSAMERMIQAGAKPITALALACELQRDWSRGHGDTLRKIVQWYFREYRNLESEIPLRNTGHSPEANAHLS; this is translated from the coding sequence ATGGCGCAATCGACTCCTATTCGTGATCCTAAAAACGACAGTTTGTTAACCCCGCAAAATTCCGTTTTTGCCTTTATCGATTACCAGCCAGAGCAGTTTCATGGACTCCATTCCGGCAGTAAAGAGCAGATGATGTTGAATATCGTGGCTCTGGGTAAAATTGCGAAGGCGTTCGCTGTGCCCACGGTCTTAACGACAGTGGGGGTGCAGATGGGTGTGAATGCGGCTACAACCCCGGAACTCAAAGCAGAGCTCGGTGATATTGAAGAAATTGATCGTACAACTCTGAATTCCTGGGAAGATGCAGATTTCCACTCTGCGATCAAAGCGACGGGCCGAAAAAAAATAATCATCGCGGGCCTGTGGACAGAGGTGTGCGTAGCGTACCCAACGTTAGATGCCATCAAAGAGGGCTATGAAGTTTATGTGGTGGTCGATGCCATCGGTGGAGTGACGAAGACTTCCCACGATTCAGCGATGGAACGCATGATTCAAGCCGGAGCAAAACCAATCACTGCTTTAGCGCTAGCTTGCGAATTACAACGGGATTGGTCGCGCGGTCATGGTGATACACTTCGCAAAATCGTGCAGTGGTATTTCCGTGAATATAGAAATCTCGAGTCAGAAATTCCATTACGAAACACGGGGCATTCGCCCGAAGCGAATGCCCATCTTTCTTAA
- a CDS encoding cysteine hydrolase family protein: MNWKEAFMVQLENIQTEKTALLMMHYQADVFKVLANHLPQDMLERANALVQMWRQKGGQVVFANLAFGANYEAVHPNNLLTLNVSKAGIFREANPQTVLKSEAQDWHYSCPRASVFYGTTLDQDLRARGINSLVMAGIASSGVLFSSVAWASDADYQLYLVRDCCFDPDTQAHEALFRTSFATRAKIL, from the coding sequence ATGAATTGGAAAGAGGCATTTATGGTTCAGTTAGAAAATATCCAGACGGAAAAGACCGCGTTGTTGATGATGCATTATCAAGCGGATGTTTTTAAAGTGCTCGCAAATCATCTTCCTCAAGATATGCTTGAGCGTGCGAATGCTCTGGTGCAAATGTGGCGACAAAAGGGTGGTCAGGTTGTCTTTGCGAATCTTGCTTTCGGTGCAAACTATGAAGCCGTTCATCCCAATAATCTTTTAACTTTGAACGTTAGCAAGGCTGGTATCTTTCGCGAAGCGAACCCGCAAACAGTCTTAAAATCCGAAGCTCAGGATTGGCATTACTCCTGCCCACGAGCGAGCGTTTTTTATGGAACGACTTTAGATCAAGATTTACGTGCTCGAGGAATTAATTCACTTGTGATGGCTGGCATCGCAAGCAGTGGAGTTCTGTTTTCAAGTGTGGCGTGGGCAAGTGACGCCGACTATCAACTCTATCTGGTGCGTGATTGCTGTTTTGATCCAGACACTCAAGCACACGAGGCGTTGTTTCGTACCAGTTTCGCGACTCGCGCGAAGATTTTGTAG
- a CDS encoding chorismate mutase, which yields MSNIPELRQEIDQIHKDLHALLLRRRELTMAIWKIKQEQGLPFFNAEREEQIVADFMKMGMGEGQPQDPQFEELLKGVMNSLLREFEKYLKSKYSPKS from the coding sequence GTGAGTAATATTCCAGAGCTTCGCCAAGAAATTGATCAGATCCACAAAGACCTTCACGCATTGTTGTTGCGCCGTCGCGAGCTTACAATGGCGATTTGGAAGATCAAACAAGAGCAAGGTCTGCCATTCTTCAATGCCGAACGTGAAGAGCAGATTGTCGCTGATTTTATGAAGATGGGTATGGGCGAGGGACAACCCCAGGACCCGCAGTTCGAAGAGCTTCTAAAGGGTGTTATGAACTCTTTGTTGCGTGAATTCGAAAAGTATTTGAAATCCAAATACTCTCCGAAATCTTAA
- a CDS encoding DUF1697 domain-containing protein, protein MARYVAFLRGVSPLNAKMSELKNCFEAEGFTNVVTVLSSGNVVFDTSKKAIKSLERQIEVALEKKLGRSFSTIVRLQVNLREMLDSNPFKDVKSPSKSKHVVTFLKDSTAPKPKLPIRKDGVVIFKIEDQVVYSLYVPHPKGPAFMVLLEKQFGKLITTRTWETIKKVTKK, encoded by the coding sequence ATGGCAAGATATGTCGCATTTCTTCGAGGCGTGAGCCCACTCAACGCAAAAATGTCAGAATTGAAAAATTGCTTTGAAGCAGAAGGCTTTACTAACGTCGTTACTGTACTTTCAAGCGGGAATGTCGTCTTTGATACATCAAAAAAAGCTATTAAATCTTTAGAGCGACAAATCGAAGTTGCTTTAGAGAAGAAATTAGGACGGAGCTTTTCTACAATTGTACGCCTTCAAGTTAACTTACGTGAGATGTTGGATTCAAATCCATTTAAAGACGTGAAGTCGCCGAGCAAATCGAAGCACGTGGTAACTTTTCTGAAAGACAGTACCGCCCCAAAACCAAAACTTCCAATTAGGAAAGATGGAGTAGTGATCTTCAAAATTGAAGATCAGGTTGTGTACTCGCTATACGTTCCACACCCAAAAGGCCCAGCCTTCATGGTCCTTCTGGAAAAGCAATTCGGAAAGTTAATAACTACCCGAACATGGGAAACAATCAAAAAAGTGACCAAAAAATAG
- a CDS encoding helix-turn-helix domain-containing protein — MEFCAIKKIGYILRFYRRQKGLSQIDMAESLGVSSRNYQRLELGEVEPRLETLSRISKVLDISLSSLIRVTDSENLSIGDLATANEQMQFRDLNLQTQSSDQDLQLAERLIAKDRLDLPTSELSAQLKGTTANLSDNLAKLVGASAAQIDIQPYVLEGSAVERWELVFRMNLKRALIRNSYLFPNGFIVFEEYHHSLNPNPDNPTSEIYIRDITARHNLEIWLAQQRLKKAFA; from the coding sequence ATGGAATTTTGTGCTATTAAAAAAATTGGTTATATTCTTCGTTTCTATCGTCGCCAAAAAGGCCTTTCACAAATCGACATGGCAGAATCCTTGGGGGTCTCAAGTCGGAATTACCAAAGACTTGAACTGGGGGAGGTCGAGCCTCGGCTTGAAACTCTTTCGCGAATTTCGAAAGTCTTAGATATTTCGTTATCGTCCTTAATACGAGTGACTGATTCTGAAAATCTTTCGATCGGAGATCTTGCGACTGCAAATGAGCAGATGCAATTTCGTGATCTCAATCTGCAAACACAATCTTCAGATCAAGATTTGCAATTGGCCGAGCGTTTGATCGCCAAAGATCGCCTCGATCTTCCGACGTCAGAATTGAGCGCACAGTTAAAAGGCACGACCGCGAACTTATCAGATAATTTGGCAAAGCTTGTTGGCGCTTCTGCAGCACAAATTGATATTCAGCCTTATGTTCTGGAAGGCTCTGCGGTGGAACGCTGGGAACTCGTGTTTCGTATGAATTTAAAGCGAGCATTGATTCGAAATTCTTATCTGTTTCCGAACGGATTTATTGTGTTCGAAGAATATCATCACAGCTTAAATCCAAATCCTGACAATCCAACTTCGGAAATTTATATTCGGGACATCACGGCACGACATAATCTTGAGATATGGTTGGCTCAACAGCGCTTAAAGAAAGCATTCGCTTAG